Proteins co-encoded in one Minwuia thermotolerans genomic window:
- a CDS encoding CaiB/BaiF CoA transferase family protein has product MTDYARPYRGLKVLDMSQGVAGPHAGMLLALYGADVIKVEPEAGDWIRPIGVRYGQHSAHGVYYSRGKRSIALDMKSEAGLEIIYRLARDADVVIESFRPGVADRLKIGYEDIRRINRRALYLSVSGFGQEGPYRERPCTDTVAQAFSGLMSVNTGNDGAPVKVGAVLVDSITGLFAYQAVATALYARGQTGEGRHIDVSLMQGAAAILAPKILEAHLQGGTPQAFNPPAGNFETKDGWIAVTLVRDAEFVKTARLIGLPHLADDPRLQTFANRAEHLDELMDQLRTRYREKTTAEWMAILKPEGILCEPVNTFNDWLADEHVRAVQAAPAADQPGVGESPLARVPGAPQSPADIGDAPGIGQHGDAILAELGYAPDEIADMAAKRAVFLGEKTT; this is encoded by the coding sequence ATGACCGATTATGCGAGACCCTATCGGGGATTGAAGGTCCTCGACATGAGCCAGGGAGTGGCCGGCCCGCACGCCGGCATGCTGCTGGCGCTCTACGGCGCGGACGTCATCAAGGTGGAGCCGGAAGCCGGCGACTGGATCCGGCCGATCGGCGTGCGCTACGGCCAGCACTCGGCGCACGGCGTCTACTACAGCCGCGGCAAACGCTCGATCGCCCTCGACATGAAGTCGGAGGCGGGGCTGGAGATCATCTACCGCCTGGCCCGCGACGCCGACGTGGTGATCGAGAGCTTCCGGCCCGGCGTCGCCGACCGGCTGAAGATCGGCTACGAGGATATCCGCCGCATCAACCGCCGGGCGCTCTACCTTTCGGTCAGCGGCTTCGGTCAGGAAGGCCCCTACCGCGAACGTCCCTGCACGGACACCGTCGCCCAGGCCTTTTCCGGCCTGATGAGCGTCAACACGGGCAATGACGGCGCGCCGGTGAAGGTGGGCGCGGTGCTGGTCGATTCCATCACCGGCCTGTTCGCCTACCAGGCCGTCGCGACGGCCCTCTACGCCCGCGGCCAGACGGGCGAGGGCCGCCACATCGACGTCAGCCTGATGCAGGGCGCGGCGGCCATCCTGGCGCCCAAGATCCTGGAAGCGCATCTGCAGGGCGGCACGCCGCAGGCCTTCAATCCGCCGGCCGGCAACTTCGAGACGAAGGACGGCTGGATCGCCGTGACGCTGGTCCGCGACGCCGAATTCGTGAAGACCGCGCGGCTGATCGGCCTGCCGCACCTGGCCGACGACCCGCGTCTTCAGACCTTCGCCAACCGCGCGGAACACCTGGATGAACTGATGGATCAGCTCCGGACGCGCTACCGTGAGAAGACCACGGCCGAGTGGATGGCGATCCTCAAGCCGGAAGGCATTCTCTGCGAGCCGGTCAACACCTTCAACGACTGGCTGGCCGACGAGCATGTCCGCGCCGTGCAGGCCGCGCCTGCCGCCGATCAGCCGGGCGTGGGCGAAAGCCCGCTGGCGCGGGTGCCCGGCGCACCGCAATCGCCGGCCGACATCGGCGACGCGCCGGGGATCGGCCAGCATGGCGACGCGATCCTGGCCGAGCTGGGCTACGCGCCGGACGAGATCGCCGATATGGCGGCCAAGCGCGCCGTCTTTCTGGGGGAGAAGACCACATGA
- the gor gene encoding glutathione-disulfide reductase, whose protein sequence is MSNYDFDLFVIGVGSGGVRAARMAASNGAKVAAAESSWLGGTCVNVGCVPKKLLVYGSHFSEDFEDASAYGWDVQVGGFHWDRLIANKNKEISRLNDVYRRLCDNAGVRLYETHAEIIDNHTIQVGNERVTTDRLLIATGGWPSMPDVPGIEHAISSNEVFFLEKRPERFVVVGGGYIALEFAGIMHGLGSHVTQIYRGEQILRGFDQDVRDVVGREVRKKGVDLRTEVNVWEIDKRGEKLVAKLTDGTEIEADCIMYATGRHPRIDGYGLERLGVEISAEGGIKVDDYSKTNIDNVWAIGDVTHRMALTPVAIHEAMCFYRTEFLGEPEKVDHDNVPSAVFSQPPVGSVGLSEAQARAVHGEVDIYRSAFTPMKHTMTGRDEKTMMKLIVARDSQKVVGVHMVGPEAGEIIQGIAIAVKMGATKADFDRTIGIHPTAAEEFVTMRQKAA, encoded by the coding sequence ATGAGCAATTACGACTTCGACCTCTTCGTCATCGGCGTCGGTTCCGGCGGCGTCCGCGCGGCGCGCATGGCCGCTTCGAACGGCGCGAAGGTGGCGGCCGCGGAGTCGAGCTGGCTGGGCGGCACCTGCGTCAACGTCGGCTGCGTGCCCAAGAAGCTGCTGGTCTATGGCAGCCATTTCAGCGAGGACTTCGAGGACGCCTCGGCCTATGGCTGGGACGTGCAGGTCGGCGGTTTCCACTGGGACCGTCTGATCGCCAACAAGAACAAGGAGATCTCGCGGCTCAACGACGTCTACCGACGGCTCTGCGACAATGCCGGCGTCAGGCTCTACGAGACCCACGCGGAGATCATCGACAATCACACCATCCAGGTGGGCAACGAGCGGGTGACCACCGACAGGCTGCTGATCGCGACCGGCGGCTGGCCGTCCATGCCGGACGTGCCGGGCATCGAGCACGCCATCTCGTCCAACGAGGTGTTCTTCCTGGAGAAGCGGCCCGAGCGGTTCGTGGTCGTCGGCGGCGGCTACATCGCGCTGGAGTTCGCCGGCATCATGCATGGTCTCGGCAGTCACGTGACCCAGATCTACCGCGGCGAGCAGATCCTGCGCGGCTTCGACCAGGACGTCCGCGACGTCGTCGGCCGCGAGGTCCGGAAGAAGGGCGTCGATCTGCGCACCGAGGTCAATGTCTGGGAGATCGACAAGCGCGGCGAGAAGCTGGTCGCCAAGCTGACCGACGGCACCGAGATCGAGGCCGATTGCATCATGTACGCGACCGGCCGCCATCCCAGGATCGACGGCTACGGACTCGAACGGCTCGGCGTCGAGATCAGCGCCGAGGGCGGCATCAAGGTCGACGACTATTCGAAGACCAACATCGACAATGTCTGGGCCATCGGCGACGTGACGCACCGCATGGCGCTCACGCCCGTGGCGATCCACGAGGCGATGTGCTTCTACCGCACCGAGTTCCTGGGCGAGCCGGAAAAGGTCGACCACGACAACGTGCCTTCCGCCGTGTTCAGCCAGCCGCCGGTGGGTTCGGTCGGGCTTTCCGAAGCTCAGGCCCGGGCGGTCCACGGGGAGGTCGACATCTACCGCTCCGCCTTCACGCCGATGAAGCACACCATGACCGGCCGCGACGAGAAGACGATGATGAAGCTGATTGTCGCCCGGGACAGCCAGAAGGTCGTCGGCGTCCACATGGTCGGTCCAGAGGCGGGCGAGATCATCCAGGGCATCGCCATCGCCGTGAAGATGGGCGCCACCAAGGCCGACTTCGACCGCACCATCGGCATCCATCCGACTGCGGCCGAGGAGTTCGTCACCATGCGCCAGAAGGCGGCTTAG
- a CDS encoding enoyl-CoA hydratase/isomerase family protein, which produces MSTVLYEVRGRVAVITLNRPDKLNALSKELGAELAEAWTRFQAGPERAAVLTAAGDRAFSVGADLRDPPEIWPFAPSVGVHVDKPVVAAVNGICVGGAFILVQFCDLCVMAEDATFVYPEAKVGLSGGLIASVAARVPHKIAMEFMMLGEPMTAARAYETGMVNRVVPQAEVMDAAMDYAEKLAGLAPMVLSTLKRHVAEMLPKGPSERAGLARRDLEAIRSSSDFAEGAAAFREKRAPDFTGR; this is translated from the coding sequence ATGAGCACCGTACTCTACGAGGTCCGCGGCCGCGTCGCGGTGATCACCCTGAACCGTCCCGACAAGCTGAACGCTCTCTCGAAGGAACTCGGCGCGGAACTCGCCGAGGCGTGGACGCGCTTTCAGGCCGGGCCGGAGCGCGCGGCGGTGCTGACCGCGGCCGGCGACCGCGCCTTCTCCGTCGGCGCGGACCTGCGGGACCCGCCCGAGATCTGGCCCTTCGCGCCGAGCGTCGGGGTGCATGTCGACAAGCCGGTCGTGGCCGCGGTCAACGGCATCTGCGTCGGCGGCGCCTTCATCCTGGTGCAGTTCTGCGATCTCTGCGTCATGGCCGAAGACGCGACCTTCGTCTATCCGGAGGCGAAGGTCGGGCTCTCCGGCGGGCTGATCGCCTCGGTGGCCGCGCGCGTGCCCCACAAGATCGCCATGGAGTTCATGATGCTGGGCGAGCCGATGACCGCCGCCCGCGCCTACGAGACGGGCATGGTCAACCGCGTCGTCCCGCAGGCGGAGGTGATGGACGCCGCCATGGACTATGCCGAGAAGCTCGCCGGCCTCGCGCCGATGGTGCTCTCGACGCTGAAGCGGCACGTCGCCGAGATGCTGCCCAAGGGACCGTCGGAGCGGGCCGGGCTGGCGCGGCGCGACCTGGAGGCGATCCGCAGTTCGTCGGACTTCGCCGAGGGCGCTGCGGCGTTCCGGGAGAAGCGGGCGCCGGACTTCACGGGCCGGTAG
- a CDS encoding methyltransferase has protein sequence MHPYTLYKRGLMTFWYWYVRKLNALWPKITLEGRELVILPGVYKPIENEQASAAYCRPGERVLDLGCGCGVNAIFSAARAREVIAVDISEVAVRNTAENARRLGLTNVRALVSDMFDNVEGRFDLILANPPYIAADFADEEAQFATSVRYLPILFAEAADHLTPGGRLLVQFPAWFRPKIEKLAGQHGLRVAEFRRMPPKSLKLKLLSIAYLQVGFRSAFYLIEPAAAAHAVTPEPEAVKAA, from the coding sequence ATGCATCCCTATACGCTCTACAAGCGCGGCCTGATGACCTTCTGGTACTGGTATGTCCGGAAACTCAACGCGCTCTGGCCGAAGATCACGCTGGAGGGCCGGGAGCTTGTCATCCTGCCGGGCGTCTACAAGCCGATCGAGAACGAGCAGGCCTCGGCCGCCTATTGCCGGCCCGGCGAGCGGGTGCTGGATCTGGGCTGCGGTTGCGGCGTCAACGCCATCTTCTCGGCGGCGCGCGCCCGCGAGGTCATCGCCGTCGACATCAGCGAGGTCGCGGTCCGCAATACCGCGGAGAACGCACGCCGCCTGGGCCTGACCAACGTGCGCGCCCTGGTCAGCGACATGTTCGACAATGTCGAAGGGCGCTTCGACCTGATCCTCGCCAACCCGCCCTACATAGCCGCCGATTTCGCCGATGAGGAGGCGCAGTTCGCCACCTCGGTACGCTATCTGCCGATCCTGTTCGCCGAGGCCGCCGACCACCTGACTCCCGGCGGGCGGCTGCTGGTGCAGTTCCCGGCCTGGTTCCGGCCGAAGATCGAGAAACTCGCCGGACAGCATGGTCTCAGGGTGGCGGAGTTCCGCCGCATGCCGCCCAAGTCCCTGAAACTGAAGCTGCTCAGCATCGCCTACCTGCAGGTCGGCTTCCGCTCCGCCTTCTATCTGATCGAACCCGCCGCCGCCGCGCACGCCGTCACGCCGGAGCCGGAGGCCGTCAAGGCCGCCTGA
- a CDS encoding (2Fe-2S)-binding protein, with product MASFVLNGEPVTVDVEGDAPLLWVIRETLGLTGTKFGCGVAACGACTVHVDGVATPTCVLPVEAVEGAEITTIEGIGRAGRLHRLQQAWIDEQVPQCGYCQSGMIMAAAALLDENPEPSDADIDAAITNICRCGTYSRIRRAIHRAARA from the coding sequence ATGGCGAGCTTCGTCCTGAATGGCGAACCGGTGACGGTTGACGTGGAGGGCGACGCCCCGCTCCTCTGGGTCATCCGCGAGACCCTGGGACTGACCGGCACGAAATTCGGCTGCGGCGTGGCCGCATGCGGCGCCTGCACCGTCCATGTCGACGGCGTTGCGACCCCGACATGCGTTCTGCCCGTCGAAGCCGTCGAGGGCGCCGAGATCACCACCATCGAAGGTATCGGCCGGGCCGGCCGGCTGCACCGCCTGCAGCAGGCCTGGATCGACGAGCAGGTTCCCCAGTGCGGCTACTGCCAGTCCGGCATGATCATGGCCGCGGCGGCCTTGCTGGACGAGAACCCGGAGCCGAGCGACGCCGACATCGACGCCGCCATCACCAACATCTGCCGCTGTGGCACCTACAGCCGCATCCGCCGCGCGATCCACCGCGCCGCGCGCGCCTGA
- a CDS encoding acyl-CoA carboxylase subunit beta, translated as MRDLIEDLERRRAATLGHGGVERVERQRKAGKNTARERVGMLLDAGSFDEIGQLATHAYTKVTPVKNKVTPADGVVTGFGTVDGRPVGVVAEDFTVLGGSLGLINFEKKCRMMELAERDRVPLVWLFDGAGARTDEYVGQGLAPMHHFMIQARLSGTAPQVAAVMGPSAGDSSLLAAMMEFIVMVRGTSMLAAGGPPLVASGTGETVDKEELGGADLHCGHSGVGDNAVDTEEEAIAAVKRYLSYLPTNAWAWPPSIESTDPADRAEEALLDIIPENRRRPYDMKKVIDLVVDRGSFFEIKPDYAKMMITGLARLNGHPVGICANQPKVLSGAITAAAGQKLRHFMDICSAYHVPLVFLTDTPGVMTGPKSEREAALRVGMQVAYSFAFADVPILTCVVHKGFGYGAAAMGGYGAGQSAVLAWPTADFNAIPLDSGITAAYRAELAASPDPKKLHAELVAEYKDVIGAVPAAGQMKIDDVIDPRETRLRLIRALERALNRRTEPPKRTVRHGVLP; from the coding sequence ATGCGCGATCTGATCGAGGACCTGGAGCGGCGCCGCGCGGCCACGCTGGGGCATGGCGGCGTCGAGCGCGTCGAACGCCAGCGCAAGGCCGGCAAGAACACCGCGCGCGAACGCGTCGGAATGCTCCTCGACGCCGGCAGTTTCGACGAGATCGGCCAGCTCGCCACCCACGCCTATACCAAGGTGACGCCGGTCAAGAACAAGGTGACCCCTGCCGACGGCGTCGTCACCGGATTCGGCACCGTCGACGGCCGGCCTGTCGGCGTGGTGGCCGAGGATTTCACAGTGCTCGGCGGCTCGCTCGGCCTGATCAACTTCGAGAAGAAGTGCCGGATGATGGAGCTGGCCGAACGCGACCGCGTACCGCTGGTCTGGCTGTTCGACGGCGCCGGCGCGCGCACCGACGAATATGTCGGCCAGGGCCTGGCGCCGATGCACCACTTCATGATCCAGGCGCGGCTTTCGGGCACCGCGCCCCAGGTGGCGGCGGTCATGGGACCGAGCGCGGGCGATTCCTCGCTGCTGGCCGCCATGATGGAATTCATCGTCATGGTCCGCGGCACGTCGATGCTCGCCGCCGGCGGCCCGCCGCTCGTCGCCTCCGGCACCGGAGAGACCGTGGACAAGGAGGAACTGGGCGGCGCGGATCTGCATTGCGGCCACTCCGGTGTCGGCGACAACGCCGTCGACACGGAGGAAGAGGCGATCGCCGCGGTGAAGCGCTACCTCTCCTACCTGCCCACCAATGCCTGGGCCTGGCCGCCGTCGATCGAATCCACGGACCCGGCCGACCGGGCCGAGGAGGCGCTGCTCGACATCATTCCGGAGAACCGCCGCCGGCCATACGACATGAAGAAGGTGATCGACCTGGTGGTCGACCGCGGCAGCTTCTTCGAAATCAAGCCGGACTACGCGAAGATGATGATTACCGGCCTGGCGCGGCTGAACGGCCATCCCGTCGGCATCTGCGCCAACCAGCCCAAGGTGCTGTCGGGCGCAATCACCGCGGCGGCCGGCCAGAAACTTCGGCATTTCATGGACATCTGCTCGGCCTATCATGTGCCGCTGGTCTTCCTGACGGATACGCCGGGCGTCATGACCGGGCCGAAGTCGGAGCGGGAGGCGGCGCTGCGCGTCGGCATGCAGGTCGCCTACAGCTTCGCCTTTGCCGACGTGCCGATCCTCACCTGTGTCGTGCACAAGGGCTTCGGCTACGGCGCCGCGGCCATGGGCGGCTATGGAGCCGGCCAGTCGGCGGTGCTCGCGTGGCCGACCGCCGACTTCAACGCCATTCCGCTGGACAGCGGCATCACTGCGGCCTACCGCGCGGAACTGGCCGCCTCGCCGGATCCGAAGAAGCTGCACGCCGAACTGGTGGCGGAGTACAAGGATGTCATCGGCGCGGTGCCCGCCGCCGGGCAGATGAAGATCGACGACGTGATCGACCCGCGCGAGACGCGTCTGCGCCTCATCCGTGCGCTGGAGCGGGCGCTCAACCGGCGGACCGAACCGCCGAAACGAACCGTGCGGCATGGCGTGCTGCCATGA
- the gabD gene encoding NADP-dependent succinate-semialdehyde dehydrogenase codes for MGLKDGRLFREQCYVGGAWSDADSGAKIDVVNPATGQAIGTVPKLGAGETRRAIEAAKDALPGWRKKTAKERAAVLRKWFDLIMENQEDLARLMTAEQGKPLAESRGEIAYAASFIEWFGEEGKRVYGDTIPSHRGDARIVVIKEPVGVTAAITPWNFPSAMITRKAGPALAAGCTMVVKPATQTPYSALALAELAERAGVPKGVLSIITGPASEIGGELTANPVVRKLTFTGSTDVGKKLMAQCSDTLKKLTMELGGNAPFIVFDDADLDSAVEGAIQCKFRNMGQTCVCANRIYVQSGVYDAFVEKFSAAVAKLRVGDALKNEVDQGPLIDQSGYDKVREHIDDALSKGGSIVQGGKPHELGGLFYQPTVIRDVTQEMKVAKEETFGPLAPVFRFETEEEVLAKANDTEFGLASYYFTRDIGRIWRMSEGLEYGIVGINTGLISSEVAPFGGMKESGFGREGSKYGIEDYVEVKYLLMAGIDK; via the coding sequence CTGGGACTGAAGGATGGCAGGCTGTTTCGCGAGCAGTGCTATGTGGGCGGCGCCTGGAGCGATGCCGACAGCGGCGCGAAGATCGACGTCGTCAATCCGGCCACGGGTCAGGCGATCGGCACCGTGCCGAAGCTGGGCGCCGGCGAGACCCGCCGCGCCATCGAGGCCGCGAAGGACGCCCTGCCGGGCTGGCGGAAGAAGACCGCCAAGGAGCGGGCCGCCGTGCTGCGCAAGTGGTTCGACCTGATCATGGAAAACCAGGAGGATCTGGCGCGGCTGATGACCGCGGAGCAAGGCAAGCCCCTGGCCGAATCCCGGGGCGAGATCGCCTATGCCGCCAGCTTCATCGAATGGTTCGGCGAGGAAGGCAAGCGCGTCTACGGCGACACCATTCCCAGCCATCGCGGCGACGCCCGCATCGTCGTGATCAAGGAACCGGTCGGCGTTACCGCCGCGATCACGCCGTGGAACTTTCCGTCCGCCATGATCACCCGCAAGGCCGGTCCGGCGCTGGCGGCGGGCTGCACCATGGTCGTCAAGCCGGCGACCCAGACGCCCTATTCGGCGCTGGCGCTGGCGGAACTGGCCGAACGCGCGGGCGTGCCGAAGGGCGTGCTGTCGATCATCACCGGTCCGGCGAGCGAGATCGGTGGCGAGCTGACCGCCAACCCGGTCGTGCGCAAGCTGACTTTCACGGGCTCCACGGATGTCGGCAAGAAGCTGATGGCGCAGTGCTCCGACACGTTGAAGAAGCTGACAATGGAACTGGGCGGCAACGCGCCCTTCATCGTCTTCGACGACGCCGATCTGGATTCCGCGGTGGAGGGCGCGATCCAGTGCAAGTTCCGCAACATGGGCCAGACCTGCGTCTGCGCCAATCGTATCTACGTGCAGTCCGGCGTCTACGACGCCTTCGTCGAGAAGTTCTCGGCTGCCGTGGCGAAGCTGCGGGTCGGCGACGCGCTGAAGAACGAAGTCGACCAGGGACCGCTGATCGACCAGAGCGGTTACGACAAGGTACGCGAGCACATCGACGACGCGCTGTCCAAGGGCGGCAGCATTGTCCAGGGCGGCAAGCCGCATGAACTGGGCGGTCTGTTCTACCAGCCGACGGTAATCCGCGACGTCACCCAGGAAATGAAGGTGGCGAAGGAGGAGACCTTCGGCCCGCTGGCCCCGGTCTTCCGCTTCGAGACCGAGGAAGAGGTGCTGGCCAAGGCCAACGATACCGAGTTCGGTCTCGCCTCCTACTACTTCACCCGCGACATCGGCCGCATCTGGCGAATGTCGGAGGGGCTGGAGTACGGCATCGTCGGCATCAACACCGGTCTGATCTCCTCGGAAGTGGCGCCCTTCGGCGGCATGAAGGAGTCCGGCTTCGGCCGCGAGGGCTCGAAGTACGGGATCGAGGACTATGTCGAGGTGAAGTACCTGCTGATGGCGGGCATCGACAAGTAG
- a CDS encoding TIGR03617 family F420-dependent LLM class oxidoreductase, with product MALKIDCQLRGLDFREVGQHARLMEDMGFDAAWTFEAGQDAFTPLTLAAAATEKIHLGTNIAVAFGRSPFSMAQTAWDMQKLSRGRMHLGVGTQVRAHIERRFSMPFDRPAARITDYIRCMKAIFDTFQNDTKPDYRGEFYQFTLMNPFFNPGPVDNPDLPVYLAGVNPRMCRAAGEVADGFHAHPIHTVGYLKDVVKPAIDEGAKTRGKSVDDLEVQTMVLIASGDTQAEIDKAVEDVRFQISFYGSTPNYRPVLEHMGYGDLGKELSQMMRSGQMKEMPKKIPDAIVEQVAVIGKLSEVGKVVRERYEGVLDRVAYYYPIPADQPVEKWKAFTDEVKRAA from the coding sequence ATGGCACTGAAGATCGACTGCCAGCTCCGCGGGCTGGATTTCCGCGAAGTGGGCCAGCACGCCAGACTGATGGAGGACATGGGCTTCGACGCGGCCTGGACCTTCGAGGCCGGCCAGGACGCCTTCACGCCACTGACGCTGGCGGCTGCGGCGACCGAGAAGATCCATCTGGGCACCAATATCGCCGTCGCCTTCGGGCGGAGCCCGTTTTCCATGGCGCAGACCGCCTGGGACATGCAGAAGCTCTCGCGCGGGCGCATGCATCTGGGTGTCGGCACCCAGGTCCGCGCCCATATCGAGCGCCGCTTCTCCATGCCGTTCGACCGGCCGGCGGCCCGGATAACGGATTACATCCGCTGCATGAAGGCGATCTTCGACACCTTCCAGAACGACACGAAGCCCGACTATCGCGGCGAGTTCTACCAGTTCACGCTGATGAACCCGTTCTTCAATCCGGGCCCGGTCGACAATCCCGATCTGCCGGTCTACCTGGCCGGCGTGAACCCGCGCATGTGCCGCGCCGCAGGCGAGGTCGCCGACGGGTTCCACGCGCATCCGATCCATACGGTCGGCTATCTGAAGGACGTGGTGAAGCCGGCGATCGACGAGGGCGCGAAGACGCGCGGCAAGTCGGTCGACGACCTGGAAGTCCAGACCATGGTGCTGATCGCTTCCGGCGACACGCAGGCCGAGATCGACAAGGCGGTCGAGGACGTGCGCTTCCAGATTTCCTTCTACGGTTCGACGCCGAACTATCGCCCCGTGCTGGAGCACATGGGCTATGGCGATCTGGGCAAGGAACTGAGCCAGATGATGCGTTCCGGCCAGATGAAGGAAATGCCGAAGAAGATCCCGGACGCGATCGTCGAGCAGGTCGCGGTGATCGGCAAGCTGTCCGAAGTCGGCAAGGTGGTCCGCGAGCGCTACGAGGGCGTGCTCGACCGCGTCGCCTACTACTATCCGATCCCCGCCGACCAGCCGGTCGAGAAGTGGAAGGCCTTCACAGACGAGGTCAAGCGCGCCGCCTGA
- a CDS encoding MaoC family dehydratase produces the protein MSEFRPEEHRMCEASYFEDLEVGRTFYINSRTQTDALFSAFQLASGDNHPIHYDVEYCKRQGHRGLLAHGLQVMAQTAAGAGVFPHVIGEALIGFIEASAKFMAPVYAGDTLYPQLEITELKPGRTTGVVTCRATIHNQDGVLVLEGEHKYLVKKRQPEAQP, from the coding sequence ATGAGCGAGTTCAGACCCGAAGAACACCGTATGTGCGAAGCTTCCTATTTCGAGGACCTGGAGGTTGGCCGGACCTTCTACATCAACTCCCGCACCCAGACGGACGCCCTGTTCTCCGCTTTCCAGCTCGCCTCCGGCGACAACCATCCGATCCACTACGATGTCGAATACTGCAAACGCCAGGGCCACCGGGGCCTGCTGGCCCACGGGCTGCAGGTCATGGCGCAGACCGCCGCCGGCGCCGGCGTCTTTCCGCACGTCATCGGCGAGGCGCTGATCGGTTTCATCGAGGCGTCGGCGAAGTTCATGGCCCCGGTCTATGCCGGCGACACGCTCTATCCGCAGCTAGAGATCACCGAACTGAAGCCGGGCCGGACGACAGGGGTCGTGACCTGCCGCGCCACCATCCACAACCAGGACGGCGTTCTGGTGCTGGAGGGCGAGCACAAGTACCTGGTGAAGAAGCGGCAGCCGGAGGCGCAACCATGA
- a CDS encoding TetR/AcrR family transcriptional regulator — MADTTRPRRARGDIEKAQRRQTILTAARDLFVETDGELPSVDQVARRAGLAKGTVYLYFGAKEEIFLALFTDELEAWVDAIAASLEGATPSPEGIAEWMTADLRSRTVMLRLAAQCHGTLERQVAEDAVLAFKQATSGALAELGALAEGRIPKLGPGDGPALLLQVYALVIGLWQVSDPPKSARNVMKRAEFQNLRPDFETVVRPGLAALLAAVLDN, encoded by the coding sequence ATGGCCGACACCACCAGACCCAGACGCGCCCGCGGCGACATCGAGAAGGCACAACGCCGTCAGACCATCCTGACCGCGGCCCGCGATCTGTTCGTGGAGACCGACGGCGAGCTTCCCAGCGTGGACCAGGTGGCCAGGCGGGCCGGCCTGGCGAAGGGCACGGTCTATCTCTATTTCGGCGCCAAGGAGGAAATCTTCCTCGCCCTGTTCACCGACGAGCTGGAAGCCTGGGTCGACGCCATCGCCGCCTCGCTGGAAGGCGCCACGCCGAGCCCGGAAGGCATCGCGGAGTGGATGACCGCCGACCTGCGGAGCCGCACGGTGATGTTGCGGCTGGCCGCCCAGTGTCATGGCACCCTGGAGCGCCAGGTTGCGGAGGATGCCGTACTCGCCTTCAAGCAGGCGACTTCCGGCGCCCTCGCCGAGCTCGGCGCGCTGGCCGAGGGGCGGATTCCGAAGCTGGGTCCGGGCGACGGGCCGGCCCTGCTGTTGCAGGTCTACGCGCTGGTCATCGGCCTATGGCAGGTCTCCGATCCGCCGAAATCGGCGCGCAACGTCATGAAACGGGCCGAATTCCAGAACCTCCGGCCGGACTTCGAGACGGTGGTCCGCCCCGGCCTCGCCGCCCTGCTCGCCGCGGTTCTTGATAACTGA
- a CDS encoding DMT family transporter yields the protein MPAHDHPEPLPHEKAEEARLRNRGVLVGMGYLVLSGLLFAIFTAIVRWVSSDLHPAETAFIRYLFGFLFLLPIFMGARRRELKTKRPVMHVLRGLIHGTGVLLWFYAIAKITLAEVTALAFTAPVWATLGAFLFLGETVRARRIAAVLIGLLGALIVLFGIPSSQAELMANLSGIGLGQFAILVAAPLFACSKLMTKRLTDTENTTAIVAWLSLTVTVVLAIPAITVWRMPSLEEWLSLAAVAALATTAHICMTRAWQAADISVTQPVEFLQLVWASLIGIYMFGETPTLGIWIGGAVIVGSASYIAHREALTRRQERTAEAVAARPHAT from the coding sequence ATGCCTGCTCACGACCATCCCGAACCCCTGCCGCACGAGAAGGCCGAGGAAGCCCGCCTGCGCAATCGGGGGGTGCTGGTCGGCATGGGCTATCTGGTGCTTTCGGGCCTGCTGTTCGCAATCTTCACGGCCATTGTCAGGTGGGTCTCCAGCGACCTTCACCCGGCGGAGACCGCCTTCATCCGCTACCTTTTCGGTTTCCTCTTCCTGCTGCCGATCTTCATGGGCGCCCGGCGGCGCGAACTGAAGACGAAGCGGCCGGTGATGCACGTGTTGCGCGGGCTGATCCACGGTACGGGCGTGCTGCTGTGGTTCTACGCCATCGCCAAGATCACCCTGGCGGAAGTGACCGCGCTGGCCTTCACCGCGCCTGTCTGGGCGACGCTCGGTGCCTTTCTCTTTCTCGGCGAGACGGTCCGGGCCCGGCGCATCGCCGCGGTGCTGATCGGCCTGCTCGGCGCACTGATCGTGCTCTTCGGCATTCCTTCCTCCCAGGCGGAACTGATGGCGAATCTGAGCGGCATCGGCCTGGGGCAGTTCGCGATCCTCGTCGCCGCGCCTCTGTTCGCCTGCTCCAAGCTGATGACCAAGCGGCTGACGGATACCGAGAACACGACGGCCATCGTCGCCTGGCTGTCGCTGACGGTGACGGTGGTGCTGGCCATACCGGCGATCACGGTCTGGCGCATGCCGTCGCTGGAAGAATGGCTGTCACTGGCCGCGGTCGCGGCGCTGGCCACCACCGCGCACATCTGCATGACCCGCGCCTGGCAGGCCGCCGACATCTCCGTCACCCAGCCGGTGGAGTTCCTGCAACTGGTCTGGGCTTCCCTGATCGGCATCTACATGTTCGGCGAGACGCCGACCCTCGGCATCTGGATCGGCGGCGCGGTGATCGTCGGCTCCGCCAGCTACATCGCGCACCGCGAGGCGCTGACGCGGCGCCAGGAGCGGACGGCGGAAGCGGTTGCGGCCCGGCCGCATGCGACTTAA